AAGACCCAGGCGCCGTTCCTAATGAAAGCGCAGCGGCCCCTGAGCCCTGCGGGTAGAGGGAAGCCGGAGAGCGCTTTTGCAGTCACTGCTGAGCTGAGCCGGGAAGTCAgatgctgttggggggggggggctgcaggtaGACTTTGTCCCTGGGATCAAGGATCAGCCAGTGGCTGAGGGAGCCCGGGAGGGGTGGGCTCCACATTGCACTCCTTGGTGCCCCCAGGCAAAGCGATTCTgacatgggctttttaaaaactccttttaaaaaattagatggCCCAGTAAAAGTTTCCTGCTTTGTGACATGATCCAGAAGGCTTCATCCAGCCTGGAGGGCCACAATGGGGCCGGGGCCCTTTGCTGAGGGAGATGTACCAGGCTGGAggtgcacagcccctttgcaacGCAACACACTCCTTctgctgaggggggggggcagctcttGGAGGAAGCCCAGCATTGCAAGCCAGCATtcgtggagtggggtgggggggcagtgaTGCAGGCCTCGGGTGGTCCCGGCAGTTTTTGCCAGGGCTGCTGGAGCTCCCCCTTGTCCCTCCAGAAGAAGGGCTTTCCTGGGACTCCCCAGCTCACAGTCGGACCCCCAGTGGGACTGTCTCAGCTTGCCGTGCTCGGGGAGCCTCTCGGCTGACTCCCCTGGGGCCACCCCCTTCCtgctcccctctccctcctctgacccccccccccctcgtctGTCCCCACAGGCCGATGATGCATATGACCGCCTCATCCCAAGAGGGAAGCTGGCGTCAGTGGGGAGAGTCCAATGTGTATTCTATGTAGTCATTATAGAACTGCATTTTAGTTTTGATATAATTTGAGATAATGACATATATAAAGGAAGCACTTCTGCAGACCTGTGGCTGCCGCAATCAGTGCAGGCGAGGATGatgccttcccacccaccttcctcTCCTATTACCGGTTGGGACGAAACTCTTGATGGAGTATGATGCTCTGTCACTAGTTGCCCAATTAATTTGCATAATTGCTCCACTTAAGGCGCAATCGGTGTGGATTTTACGGGCTGGTGGGAGCTGATGCTTGCGGGTGCCCTCCTCCACTCCAGGAAGCTGACGACGGTGGGCCACTTATGGGGTGGGCATCGAAGGCAGTGGACGGAGAGGGTGGGTGGCAAGAGTAGGAGACGGAGCGGGCATCTGTATAGCAGGGACTCTGAGCCCCATCCTCCACCCTGCCCCATCCCTAGCATCTTGCCCAGAGGCAGTAATTTAGACTGCGCTGGACTCCTTGCGCCCGGGAGGGGGCCTCTTTTCTGATGTGCTCAGCATTCTGCTGGACATTTTCCTAGACAGATCAGGCTGGTAAAGAAAGCAAGCCAAGGGACGTGGCAGCCGAAAACGTTTCAGagattgggggtggggagtgccCGGCAGAGAAGCCTCTCGGAGCCCGGATGGCTCTTCAAGAAACTGCTGGTTATAACAACGGCACCACCACCGTCGTCCGCATTGACAACAACAGTTGCTCCGGTTGGTCTCGCCAGAGTTTCTCCCAGGCGGACCTTCTGGGGGTTGGAGCGATCTTTGGTTTGACAGGGGCCATGGTAAAAATAATGAGGCATTGAAAGAGGGACGCTTCTTGATGTCTTTCTTGGGATCTTTCATGCCTTCGATAAGAAATGTGGAAAGGGCAGCCGCTCGCCCCACCCCAGTAAGATCCCATTTCTCTGGAAGCGATTCCGTCCCTAAAGACCTGCCTGAGGAAGAAAATCTTTGCTTGGCATGAAGTGCCATCCAAAACCGcggctgtgggcagtttctcgaTCAGCACTACACAGAAGACAAAGGATTTCTTTGTATTCTtggaggctttcacagccgggaccTGATGGCTGTTGtcggttttttgggctgtctggcaaaaaacctcaagaacaatgaagaaaaaactcaagaaaacagccagacagcccaaaaaaacctacaacaaccaaaggatttctttctttttaaaaaattaatctaagttaTTCAGTGCATCAGTAATGGTctagcagaatttttaaaaaaggcatagcTGGACTTCTTCCGCCCCTCTTCAGAGGACGGGGAAGTGTCCAATGGACCGTGGAAAGAGCTGGAAGGTGGTTTGAGGTCAATGTGCCTTTTGGACGTGAGGACTCTGTCAAATGGCATTTGGCTCCTTCCTCCTATCAGCCTCAGGTGACCACACCAGCCCACGCCAGAAGGGCCCGTGTGGTCATGCCCTGACTCTTTTccaggtgccacaagactcttgctTGGTTCATTGCAATGGACTAGTGTGGCCACTGACACCCCCCCCGGAAATGGCTccagctgctcccctccccccccccggaatgtGGAGGTTGAGAAGGTTTCATCTGCAATTAGGCCGGTTGGCCCTGCTTGAAACCTCAGCTGGCCAGTGGAGTGCAAACCTTTTTGAGGTCCTTCAATATCATTTGTCATTCCCCCCCACCCTGGGTCTTTACTTCTGTGAGCTACTTGGTGTTTAATTCCATGGGTTACCATCCTTGCTTTTTTTGGAGACTTATTTAAGGAGCAAGAAGAAAGTGCCGAAAGTCCCACTGAAGGGAGGGTGACGCAAGCCCGAGACAGGTGGTGCTTCCAGGTGGACATTTTATGGTGCCGTTGCCTGGCCACATCCATGGAACTTTACAAGGGGGTTCTGTGTCTCCCATGCATCTCCCCTCCTGTGCTCATCTATGTATTGCTTTATGTGATCCAGGCAAACCCCTACAATAACTCTTGTTCCAACCCTTCCCAAGACGAAGGCCACAGTTCAAAAGGGAGGCAGCTGTGTGCCAGGGGATCTGGcagggtggcagcagcagcagacggGTGGAGGTCTGCCTGTTTCTGCCTGACTTTTTTCTCTTCTATATCCAGAGGCCTCCGGAGCTTCTCCCCCCTCCAGTGAGAACCCACCCCAGCCTCTTAGAAGACCTGTGAACAAAAATGAAGTTGGCCCCTCTGGCAGACCCAAACCTTCTGAAAATCCTTTGTTGGGATCTGAGGAAAGAGCTTCCTTTGACCAGAAGGCTCACCTGGAAGTTGAGCTCAATGCAACTCCTTTAAAGGGAAAACTCATTTCCATTGACAGTCAAGATTTGGCTTCAGAGCCTGCAATTCCCAAAAAGGGATGCCTCGTCAAGAAGAACACCACCACCTCTGGGGACCAACCTGCATCTGAAGGGAAGGCCAGTGGCCAGCCGGGCAACCCAGGATCTGGCGGCAAGCCAGCTTCAATGGAAAAGCCCGTGAACAGCACCGTGGGGCATGCAGGACAAGGCAAGCCCACCTCCAGCGCAAAGCCAGGATCTGACGGAAAACCTCCTGGCCCTTCTGGGCACATGGCTCACGAGACCCCTGCGTCTGGAGGAAAGCCAGCTCCAAACAATGGGTCAGTGGTCCACGGCAAACCCGCATGTGGAAACAAAACGGCCCCCCACGAAAAGCCCGTATCTGGTGGGAAGCCTGCGTCTGAAGGGAAGCCTAAACCGAAGGACCAGCCGGAGAAGCATGCTGGGGAAAACAAtactgaggaggagaaggacgatGATAATtttgatgatgacgatgacgacgacatCACTGAAGACGATCTTTCCTCCCTTGACCAAGAAGGCAGCAACGGGGATGAAGACGGCTTTGACAAGGAACTTGATTATGGCTTAGGCAAATCCCCCTTCAATCCTTACGAATATCACGATGCCTGGAGTGACCAGGGCTCTGATGACCCAGTTCCAGGTTTTGCAGAAGATGGGCCACCAGAGGACACGTTTGGTGGCAATGCAGGGGAGCCTGTGCTTGATGTCTGGGGAGATCTCACGAGGCCATCCGCCTCTGAGCCACAGCCCAGGAAGCGTCCTGCTGAGACCGGTTTACTTTGGACTGTGATGGAGGGCGGAGGTGCCAGGAACGAGGTCCCTACAGAagcccctccagtgagctggagAGCTCCCTGAGAGAAGCACCTGGCTGCAGACCCGGATCCCGTccagagaagagccagccggaGGGGGCCTGGGGcaagcagcagagaagccctccCCAGAGGGAGGGGATGGGCAGCCCCTTCTGAGGACTCTCTGGACCCggaagaccctggaaagggttgccactgGCTGTCGTTCAGAACCTGCCTGACAACATGTCATGATGACAAGCGTTGATGACCGAGAGCCTCTGCAGAGGCCGGTGTGTCGCCTTTGGATGCCCAAGAGGGACAACGATGGGGAGTTGCCCATCGTCTCCAGGGCTTGCGGCGGAAAGAAGGCCAGCCAGTGGTTTCCCTCTTCTCAGGAACCTTTGCAGCCCTTTCAGCCTCCGCTTTGACCAGACATttttaattcccccctccccccatggatCAACCGAGCCATTCCTAGGCTCCCAGGGTGTGTCTGTAGGAGGCTCATTTCTGCCCAtggaccccccccctccccagggctcCCAAGCCTCTCTTGGCTTCTTTAATACATGGAATGGTTCGTCCCCATTCAAGGAGATCCCCTGAAACCAGTGGGACTCGTATAAGTGGCGACTGAGGAGTGCCAGCCGTTTTAATCGGCTCACCTAGATGGCTCGGCTCCCAGGGCAGTTTGGGGGAATTCTTGCCTTTGCTGGTGACAGAAGGGAGTgcccggggggtggtggtggttttcctGCCTCGTGTTGCTTGCAGCCACCCTGGCCAACAGGCCACCGTTTCTGAGGGAGGGGCCCTGTCCTCGTGGGGGCCTCTGGCTGTTGGTGCTGAGCTGGTACAGCCTGCCCTGTCCCCTGGAAAGCATCATGCCAGGCCTGAGATGACCCCTTCTCCCCAAATGCCTCTGCTGGGACGCTGGCCCCTgagggactacagttcccaagcTTTGGAGGGTCCCTGACGGGTTTCTGCTCCGGCGGGGCTGCCTCTCTGCCTGATGACTCTTGAACAGAGGCATCGGAGGATGATGCCTCCCCCCTCCTGCCTGtttccgtgggggtggggggctcagGTCTTTCCTGCATCGgtggaaacccacccacccctcctgcccATGAAGTGTTGGAACACCTCCCGTATGCGGTGCCAGCCCACCTTCTGCCTGATTAAAGCAGCCTTGAAAGAGAGACACACTTCTCCTTTTGTGTTTTGGCAACCAGACCAGGCTGCCTGGCCAGGGGCAAGGCAGTTGCCTTCAGGAAATCTCCGTCTGATGCAGGCACTCGCTCCGGGCACAGCTCTCGGCTGCTGTCGTTCTGGGCAGTTGGGTGCCTTTGGCGTCCTAGTGGCTGTCTGCACGAGGGGCCTCCAAGCGGTGCCGTCCTTGCCAAAGCGCATGCCAAATGCAGGAGGCGAGGCACCAAGGAGGAAGTGGCCCAGGGGGCTCAGGGAGCATGCTGTGCCCTTGGACGGTGACCTTAAGCTGCTGGGAAAGGGACCGTTCAGAGATgtcagagggagggaagaagccaTGCGGGATGGGCCCTGTGGTCCTAAGGATGCTCTTGCAGCTtcccagaggaagaggaggcagcaggtAGGGGCGTGGGGGCATGAGGGTggtgaggagggagggaagagagactgACTTTTGTGGACAGGGCAGGGGGCCTCCAGAGGGTTGGTATCTCCCTGGTGCAAAAGCCCGGGGAGCGGGGAGGGCAGGGAGCCCGAGAGGTATCAGGAAGACCTCTGAGCATCTTGAGTTCCTTCGGATCCAGGATGTCGGTCCCCGCAAGGATTCTCTTTCCATTGGGGAAGGTTAGGGGCCCCGTGGAAAAGCACAGAGGAGCCATCAGAAGAACACGAGGCTGGCAAAGGGATTCCGTCCTGTGGTTCCTGCACCTGGACCGGTCAGGGCGGTGGCACTTCTGCAAGAAGCAGGAGGTGCTGGCAAAGCGATAGCGGCCCCCAGGGAACTTGATGGAGCCCCGTTTCACCCATCAATGCCCACCCTCATGGATGAGGTTCCTCCTGTAACAGTTATGGAGAAGCCAGCCTCATCCAGAAGAGGTCTGTGCCAtggtatttattgatttatttatttgatttatagatCGCCACTTTcatgcaagcactactctgggcagtttacagattaaaacGTAAAACCTCACAAGACCCCACATGGTAGTTAAAAAGCTTCCCACTTCCTGTTTTTGCCCAGCTGATTAATTCTTATTGATTCATCGGTTATGATGACTTGTCCCCCCCCAGTGACCCTTCCGATGGGCAGGCTGAGACTTTAATTGCTTATTTCTTctcacttcctttcctttctggaaaCGACACAaccattttaaaatgacagcaaAAGACTCTTTCACTGCATCACAGAGAAAGGGAGTTGTGAATCAGTAGCGGAAAAGGAGGAGGCAAATTGCCCCGTAGGGCCTCCCTGCAGGAAGAGAAATGTTGAGACGCAATGAGAAGAGGCTCCTTAACGGGCAACAaggtgagtccccccccccacgagaAGAAGGGAGCGGGCAGAAGCAACGGGCAGGAAGGCTTGAAAGGGGGCaggacgcgggggggggggctttggcctGGATGTGGCCCCAGCTCGCCCCAGAGGCTATCCTGTGTGGTTGATCGGTTTCACCCTCTGGACCCAGAAAACGACTGGTCTTCCGCTATGAAGGAAATGCATCCAGATTTCTCCAAACGTCTCCTTCATCTTCTGCTTTGAGAAGAGCAGGGCCCCTCCTTGGCCTGAGTCCATCGTTGGTCAAACTAGAAGTGTCCGAGTGGAAGTCCTGGCACGAAAAGCAGGGCCTGGCGCTTGGGTGGTTCAGAGCAGAAGGCTGGGAGGAAGAGGAGCGGGAGGCGCACAGGACGCTGGAGAGCGATGGGGGAACCCCAGGGGGGCCGTAGGGTTTCGGCCCCTTGACGCGCAACTCGCGGTCGTGTTGACACCTGCACTAGAGTCACCTCAGGCCTCGCCTTTTCTCTTGGCACTGAAGACAGGACAAAGTCCTTGGCTTGGTGGGAACGCGAGGGGTGGGCTGGCCCAATGGCAACCCTCCTGGCCTCCTACGTGCTTCGCCGGGCGCACCTGAGCTGGCACTCTTTGCGCTTCTTAAAGTTATTTTTGTTCCCCAGGCAGCCTCCAAACGTGAATCTCTTGCATCTTCGGGTTTGCCAGTCATAATACCAGTTCTGGATATTGGCATGACAGGGACCTTTCTCAGGAGGCATCCGGCACAGATCTGTGGAAATGAAAGAAGAGGTGGGGAGGGTTGGAAGCTGGAACTGGACAAGGGGTTGACCTTCCGTGGATATTTTTTGGGGAAGGGGGCTCTGCTCTAGGTcacggaggtggtggtggtggggaagtctctctctctctctctctctctctgccccactCTCTGAGCTGGTTTTTCTCTGAAGGGCATCTGGTTCTCTGCACGGCAAGGACTCCTGCCGCCTTGAGAGCCCAGCCCTGCCAAGAAGCGGGAATTCTGTGGCCACTGGAGGGGTAggttccttccatatgaacctacccggcagttaagatctagccagggggcccttttgaaagagccatcccttaaggaggtaagagggagggcttgtagagaaagggcttTTTCAGCAGCTATGGAACGCCTTATGGAACGCTTCCCGTGGTTCTGGGTCTCATTGCTGCAGACTAGTGGAGCAGCCCATCGCCCCCTGCACTGCACAGCACCCCCACCCACAAGGCAAGCCCCCCTTTTTTCCTACAGTTCCATCCACTTGGTAGCAGGTTATCCCCTTATCCCCTACCCTGTCTGCAGGGGACCCCTTTTTCCTCCAGCACCGTTGGGGTTGTGTGTGTCTCACCTTTGAGAGGGTCGGAGCAGCGCAAGGCACACCCAAAAGAGCAGCACTTCTGGTCATTGGGGCAGCTTCCGTCATGCATGCAGCCCGTTAAGCACTCCGTGGTGATCACCATGGGACTTGGGGGGCAGGATCCGGGCTTCTCTGTAACACAGAAGGCCCTCCGTGGTCAGTTGGTGCTAGAGAAGAAATGCGAAATGGCTCCCGccgcgagcccccccccccgtatgttTGCATCTGCCAGAAAAAGGCCGCAAGGGAAAGAATGGGCATGTGTGGGTGCGGAGGGAGATGTGGCGCGGTCTGGTTCCACCAGGAATGGGAAAAAAGGCTCTTCCAGACCCGCCCTGGGAGCCCTGAAACTGGACGGGGGCCAAAGCTGGCCCACCTCATCCATCCCCCTTTGTTTCTCCCAGGGCCCATCGAAAGCCCAAGGAGAAGCTTGGAAGCCAACCTGGCCAGCAggtctggtgggggggggagccaagagAAACACCCCCttgccccccacccctcccccccatcccccagcATCTGCATCTCGGAGGCTGTTgctgtttcattcttttaaaaaaggagtagAGCATAAGGGGTGGAAAATAAGGCATTTGTCTCATTCCACCTCAAAGACACGCGGGCAGCAGAGAGCCTGGCCAGACAACGAGAGCGGGAGTAGAAATTTGACATTGTGCTCGGACCAGGTCAGGCCCCTTACCCGTCTCTTGGGCGGAGATGGTCATTCTCCTTGAATGGTGTGCACCTTTTCTCAGTTGCCTTTGGGTCTTTCAatccaccccacccacctgcaaggcaagccccccctttccccctatgATTCCATCCACTTGGTAGCAGGTTATCCCCCACCCAGATTCTCAACCTCCCCCCTTCTCACCGATCTTCCCACAATGGCGCTGGCATTCTTCGATGGTGTAGAACTGGTTCAGGTTCCAGGTGCAACCTCTGTGGAGGAAAGGCTCACACCTCTGGGAGGTTGTGTTGTAGAAGAAGCGGCGCTTCGGCTCCCCGCAGCTCTCCGACTCCGCTGGGAAGGTGCTGCACATGTCCACAactggggagaggagagagggttTTGAAAAGGGGTTCAGGCCTCTCAGCCGGACCTCAGGCGGCGCAGTTGGGTTAGTCAAGGGAGCCTCTGTCAACCACAGCCACTCGGCTTCGGCCTCCAAAGGGAGTTGCCCCatcctttaaagaaagaaagaaagcaagaaagcaagaaagcgagcaagcgagcaagcaagcaagcaagcaaaaatcacagttgcccccccccccccggtggtttCAGAGCTGCCCTAGTTTGTACCCCGTCAGTGAAGGGGGTCACGTCAGGGTGCTTGAGGCTTCGCAGTCCTTGTTTCTCTTCGCACAGGTACAGACTGGTAACTCTTGGTGGAGGCCGCTCAGCTCAGACACACCAAGAGACAGCCAAAGTCCCTATTTGCCAATCTTAGATGCATCAATAATTGTATGTCTTGATTAGCCTGTCAGGGGCTGCTTTCTTTGTAGCACTTTAACCTCACTGAAAGTGCTCAGGAAATTGCATTGCATCTCTCAGGGTGCAGGTGAGCAAACAGGTCAAAAGGATTCCATCAGGTCCCATAATTCTTCTAATTCTGGCGTGGATTCTCAGACTTAGTAATGTGTTCTCAATTAGACACAAGTGGATCTTCTCTCAGACAGTCTGTTCTCATTGGAAAAGCTGACTGGTGGGGCAGAAGCCTACAGCTGAGCTGCTTCATCCAACTCTGCTACTTCCATGGTAGGTCTCTGTTTGCCTCTAGACTCCCAGGAAAACACAGCAGCACCAAAAATGTGCATTTGATCAGTGGTAAGAGACAACAGTctggatccagcagggctcttcttaggttcttaagatccaaagcgatgacaaatctagacaacatcttaaaaagcagagacagcaccttgccaacaaaggtccacaaagtcaaagctctggtttctccagtagcaatgtatggaagtgagagttggaccataaagaaggctgactgcccaagaattgatgcttttgaattgtggtgctggaggaggctcttgagagtcccctggactgcaaggagatcagacctctccattgtgaaggaaatccaccctgagtgctccctggaaggacagatcctgaagctgagggtccaatactttggccatctcatgagaagagaagattccctggaaaagaccctgatgttgggaaaatgtgaaggcagggggagaaggggatgacagaggacaagatggttgggcagggtcatcgaagcgaccaacatgaatttgacagaactccgagaggcagtggaagataggagggtctggcatgctctggtccatgaggtcacgaagagtccgacacgactaaatgactaaacaacaacaacaaaaagccaacCCCTGGCAAGGCCAGGCTGCCCCCAATCAAGCTAGGTCCTTCTGCAGGCTTGGCAGATTCCATAAGCATGCAGGAGACGAACCGAACCTGAATCCTTTCTCCCAGAAGGACTCGGCGGGAATGTCCTGTCCAGGTCTGACGGAGAGCAGCCTGGACCGGCGCCCCACTCCTCCGATGCCCTGTGTGGGAGCCCAGCTGTGGGAGGCTGGCTCTTCACCAAGGGCCGGGCTCTCGGGTGTGGCCGGTGGGCATGCTGTAGCAGAGAGGTTGCCGAGGCTTTGCTAGCAGCTTAGAGGACTGAAATGCCTCCTccagatggctttttaaaagcaaaacctaTAAACATCAGCAGCACGCTGTTAGTTAGCAAGTTAGCAGCTAGCTAAAACCAAATGGTAGGATTACAACGGGTCAAATACAAGCATTAAAAACGAGCATACCCTGAAAATCTTTTTCAAGATGAAAAACCTCATGAGGCCCTTGGGATAAAACAAACCTCCacccttaaatatatatatatatatgtttgtgttatGTCAAGTCAGAAGGGAGTTATAATAACTCTGACAAGACATTTAGGTGAGATTTTTAAGGCGTGGTTTTACCTGTGCCAGccatcccagtgagtttccatggccaagaggagATTCGATCCCAGATCTCTCGAATCATAGTCTTTTACTCTACTTGCTACACCACCCTGGGAGTCTTAAGCATTACACCTACTTTTgacttcatttaaaacaaaacatatgaaTACATGTAATTGTTCCCGTAGAATTcatggcagagcttggaaaagctattttTTGGCCTCTGGTTCCTGCAAGTGGCCACCCTGACCCGAGTGACATATTTAGGGAGTTGATCTTGAACTGAGGTGCAAGAGGTGAAGATGCTGTGAGGAAAGCTGGAGAGTCCTCTTGAAGGGTCTCTTCCTGAATCGCTGCCTTTCCCCAAAGTCTTGCACAAGAGGAAGCTCACTGCGATGGTTCCACCGTGCGCCGAGCCTCCCACCACTTCCAGTAAGCCCGAGAATACTTGCTCAGGAGTTGGCTCCATTCAGTGCCATGGGATTTACTCCCTGGAAAGTCTGTCAGACATATTGCCTTGACAGAAAAATAGTTCTGTGGCTTCATGGCTATCCAGCAATGGAtgtgaagagggagaaaaatgctCCTTGAATCCTGAAGATGTCTGTTATTCTATTGTTTTCTGTTTAgttattgtaaaccgcccaggctGGCCTTGGTTGCCAGATGATcagtatacaaacaaacaaacaaataaacaaataaacgcTTGCACTGCTCCTTCACTTGATAATGCAGCAGAGGAAAGGGATGGAAACAGGAAGCCCAGCAGCTGACCGAAGACAGAGAGGGGAGGGCAGCTCAGGAAGCAGGCAAGGGTggcagccccccaccccccacccggCTGCGTCTGAGGGGTGATGTGCAAAAAAAGCCGGGGAATGGGAGGGGGCCCTTCTTCCGCCGGGGCGGTGTTTGCACAAAGCCTTCTTGGTGGAGGAGAAGCCGCAGGTGGCGGCGGTGGATCCCTCCTTTCTGCAGAGCATCTGCCCGACGTCCTTGTTATCCAGGAGAGGTGAAGGGAGCTTCCCGAGGCTGGGTTGCAGGAGACCCCCGGCATCCATCTCGCCGGGCAAGGCGGCTGGCAGGCAGGGAGTGCCCGGCGGAGGCTGAAGCGAGAGCCTTTCCTGGAGACGGAGAAGCCA
This sequence is a window from Pogona vitticeps strain Pit_001003342236 chromosome 4, PviZW2.1, whole genome shotgun sequence. Protein-coding genes within it:
- the TCEAL5 gene encoding transcription elongation factor A protein-like 5, yielding MTPGGLLLLLGPLALSAGLLAAPSMEASGASPPSSENPPQPLRRPVNKNEVGPSGRPKPSENPLLGSEERASFDQKAHLEVELNATPLKGKLISIDSQDLASEPAIPKKGCLVKKNTTTSGDQPASEGKASGQPGNPGSGGKPASMEKPVNSTVGHAGQGKPTSSAKPGSDGKPPGPSGHMAHETPASGGKPAPNNGSVVHGKPACGNKTAPHEKPVSGGKPASEGKPKPKDQPEKHAGENNTEEEKDDDNFDDDDDDDITEDDLSSLDQEGSNGDEDGFDKELDYGLGKSPFNPYEYHDAWSDQGSDDPVPGFAEDGPPEDTFGGNAGEPVLDVWGDLTRPSASEPQPRKRPAETGLLWTVMEGGGARNEVPTEAPPVSWRAP